One part of the Arabidopsis thaliana chromosome 4, partial sequence genome encodes these proteins:
- the SNF7.1 gene encoding SNF7 family protein (SNF7.1; CONTAINS InterPro DOMAIN/s: Snf7 (InterPro:IPR005024); BEST Arabidopsis thaliana protein match is: SNF7 family protein (TAIR:AT2G19830.1); Has 35333 Blast hits to 34131 proteins in 2444 species: Archae - 798; Bacteria - 22429; Metazoa - 974; Fungi - 991; Plants - 531; Viruses - 0; Other Eukaryotes - 9610 (source: NCBI BLink).) codes for MLEKKEKVLLKKAGAEVEKAKEYSRAKNKRAAIQCLKRKRLYEGQVEQLGNFQLRIHDQMIMLEGAKATTETVDALRSGASAMKAMQKATNIDDVDKTMDEINEQTENMKQIQEALATPMGAAADFDEDELAAELDELESEELESQLLQPATTAPPLPSVPVPAGRQPARPVPQKRTAEEEELAALQAEMAL; via the exons TGAGAAGGCAAAAGAATACTCCCGGGCTAAGAACAAACGAG CGGCTATACAGTGTTTGAAAAGGAAGAGGTTATATGAGGGACAAGTCGAACAGCTTGGGAATTTCCAGCTCCGTATTCATGATCAA ATGATTATGTTAGAAGGTGCAAAAGCAACAACCGAAACTGTTGATGCATTGAGGAGTGGAGCTTCTGCAATGAAGGCAATGCAGAAAGCAAC AAATATTGATGATGTGGATAAGACCATGGACGAGATCAATGAGCAAACCGAGAACATGAAACAGATCCAAGAAGCATTGGCGACTCCAATGGGGGCAGCGGCTGACTTCGACGAG GATGAGCTTGCAGCAGAGCTTGATGAACTAGAAAGTGAAGAGCTTGAATCGCAACTTCTACAGCCGGCAACAACAGCTCCTCCATTGCCTTCAGTTCCAGTGCCTGCAGGGCGTCAACCGGCTCGTCCTGTTCCCCAGAAGCGGActgctgaggaagaagaactcGCTGCATTACAGGCTGAGATGGCCCTCTAA
- the ATMND1 gene encoding Mnd1 family protein has protein sequence MSKKRGLSLEEKREKMLQIFYESQDFFLLKELEKMGPKKGVISQSVKDVIQSLVDDDLVAKDKIGISIYFWSLPSCAGNQLRSVRQKLESDLQGSNKRLAELVDQCEALKKGREESEERTEALTQLKDIEKKHKDLKNEMVQFADNDPATLEAKS, from the exons ATG TCTAAGAAACGGGGACTTTCGCTGGAGGAGAAACGAGAGAAGATGCTTCAGATATTCTATGAGTCTCAAGACTTCTTCCTA CTAAAGGAACTTGAGAAGATGGGGCCGAAGAAGGGTGTAATTAGTCAGTCTGTGAAAGATGTTATCCAGAGTTTAGTCGATGATGATCTTGTTGCGAAAGACAAGATTGGAATTTCT ATCTACTTTTGGAGCCTTCCCAGCTGTGCTGGCAATCAA CTTAGGAGTGTTCGCCAGAaacttgaatctgatcttCAGGGTAGTAACAAAAGGTTAGCAGAACTTGTTGATCAGTGTGAGGCCCTAAAGAAGGGAAGGGAAGAATCG GAGGAACGAACAGAGGCCTTGACGCAACTCAAAGATATtgaaaagaaacacaaagatCTGAAG AACGAGATGGTACAATTTGCTGACAACGATCCAGCTACTTTGGAGGCAAAGAGTTAA
- the ATMND1 gene encoding Mnd1 family protein (ATMND1; CONTAINS InterPro DOMAIN/s: Meiotic nuclear division protein 1 (InterPro:IPR005647); Has 334 Blast hits to 334 proteins in 171 species: Archae - 0; Bacteria - 2; Metazoa - 89; Fungi - 130; Plants - 42; Viruses - 0; Other Eukaryotes - 71 (source: NCBI BLink).) — protein MSKKRGLSLEEKREKMLQIFYESQDFFLLKELEKMGPKKGVISQSVKDVIQSLVDDDLVAKDKIGISIYFWSLPSCAGNQLRSVRQKLESDLQGSNKRLAELVDQCEALKKGREESEERTEALTQLKDIEKKHKDLKNEMVQFADNDPATLEAKRNAIEVAHQSANRWTDNIFTLRQWCSNNFPQAKEQLEHLYTEAGITEDFDYIELSSFPLSSSHEADTAKQLVQDEA, from the exons ATG TCTAAGAAACGGGGACTTTCGCTGGAGGAGAAACGAGAGAAGATGCTTCAGATATTCTATGAGTCTCAAGACTTCTTCCTA CTAAAGGAACTTGAGAAGATGGGGCCGAAGAAGGGTGTAATTAGTCAGTCTGTGAAAGATGTTATCCAGAGTTTAGTCGATGATGATCTTGTTGCGAAAGACAAGATTGGAATTTCT ATCTACTTTTGGAGCCTTCCCAGCTGTGCTGGCAATCAA CTTAGGAGTGTTCGCCAGAaacttgaatctgatcttCAGGGTAGTAACAAAAGGTTAGCAGAACTTGTTGATCAGTGTGAGGCCCTAAAGAAGGGAAGGGAAGAATCG GAGGAACGAACAGAGGCCTTGACGCAACTCAAAGATATtgaaaagaaacacaaagatCTGAAG AACGAGATGGTACAATTTGCTGACAACGATCCAGCTACTTTGGAGGCAAAGA GGAATGCAATTGAAGTTGCTCACCAGTCGGCTAACAGATGGACAG ATAACATCTTCACACTGCGACAATGGTGTTCAAACAACTTCCCCCAGGCCAAGGAACAGCTAGAACATCTATACACGGAG GCGGGAATCACTGAGGACTTTGATTACATAGAGTTATCATCATTCCCTTTGAGCTCATCCCATGAAGCTGATACCGCAAAGCAGCTAGTACAAGATGAAGCTTAG
- the ATMND1 gene encoding Mnd1 family protein (ATMND1; FUNCTIONS IN: molecular_function unknown; INVOLVED IN: double-strand break repair, embryo sac development, response to ionizing radiation, pollen development; LOCATED IN: cellular_component unknown; EXPRESSED IN: 12 plant structures; EXPRESSED DURING: 7 growth stages; CONTAINS InterPro DOMAIN/s: Meiotic nuclear division protein 1 (InterPro:IPR005647); Has 323 Blast hits to 323 proteins in 161 species: Archae - 0; Bacteria - 2; Metazoa - 88; Fungi - 122; Plants - 42; Viruses - 0; Other Eukaryotes - 69 (source: NCBI BLink).), translating to MLQIFYESQDFFLLKELEKMGPKKGVISQSVKDVIQSLVDDDLVAKDKIGISIYFWSLPSCAGNQLRSVRQKLESDLQGSNKRLAELVDQCEALKKGREESEERTEALTQLKDIEKKHKDLKNEMVQFADNDPATLEAKRNAIEVAHQSANRWTDNIFTLRQWCSNNFPQAKEQLEHLYTEAGITEDFDYIELSSFPLSSSHEADTAKQLVQDEA from the exons ATGCTTCAGATATTCTATGAGTCTCAAGACTTCTTCCTA CTAAAGGAACTTGAGAAGATGGGGCCGAAGAAGGGTGTAATTAGTCAGTCTGTGAAAGATGTTATCCAGAGTTTAGTCGATGATGATCTTGTTGCGAAAGACAAGATTGGAATTTCT ATCTACTTTTGGAGCCTTCCCAGCTGTGCTGGCAATCAA CTTAGGAGTGTTCGCCAGAaacttgaatctgatcttCAGGGTAGTAACAAAAGGTTAGCAGAACTTGTTGATCAGTGTGAGGCCCTAAAGAAGGGAAGGGAAGAATCG GAGGAACGAACAGAGGCCTTGACGCAACTCAAAGATATtgaaaagaaacacaaagatCTGAAG AACGAGATGGTACAATTTGCTGACAACGATCCAGCTACTTTGGAGGCAAAGA GGAATGCAATTGAAGTTGCTCACCAGTCGGCTAACAGATGGACAG ATAACATCTTCACACTGCGACAATGGTGTTCAAACAACTTCCCCCAGGCCAAGGAACAGCTAGAACATCTATACACGGAG GCGGGAATCACTGAGGACTTTGATTACATAGAGTTATCATCATTCCCTTTGAGCTCATCCCATGAAGCTGATACCGCAAAGCAGCTAGTACAAGATGAAGCTTAG